A window of the Cyanobacteria bacterium FACHB-DQ100 genome harbors these coding sequences:
- a CDS encoding SpoIID/LytB domain-containing protein — protein MASTLMKLNLLTPIALGFSCFAGLPAPATANPPQDVGIQVGIVQRFGDRSADTLTLKANPGDRLTLRFNTNGKPQTLTAQELKLETAMQKLPQPVVEERVVFSTHRSFETAEDQAQDWKSQGIEVEIAQPERWQVWAKRDVYNTPLLRRLLLRSLQAKGIQTARIETKVVREVPRPTWVLDGFRYTRDVIDISSGSGVVQVDRATDDHPNRPFGGALRIQPNAYGNYTLVNFVGIETYLRGVVPHEIGTWAPQPVLEAQAVLARTYALRNLRRFVIDNYQLCATTQCQVYRGLDGAAPSTDRAIAATRGLVLTYQNELVDAVYSSTSGGVTASFDDIWHGWERPYLRAVIDSANPVWDLRSRSLSDEGNFRAFINQKKGFNEDGTNMFRWRYPVPLAQLNQELRDYLKAVRHPFANFKTIRNIQIQQRSEGGRILKSTIVTDAGTIKLEKDDIQTVFDAPASTLFYLDPMMENKVLKGFVFVGGGFGHGVGMSQFGSYNLGRLGWTSDRILRFYFPDTQLQPFNSSITLWRDRTSERQASN, from the coding sequence TTGGCTTCAACATTGATGAAACTCAATCTTCTCACCCCGATCGCGCTTGGCTTCAGTTGCTTCGCTGGGCTGCCAGCCCCCGCCACTGCCAATCCTCCACAAGATGTCGGGATTCAAGTGGGCATCGTGCAGCGGTTTGGTGATCGTTCAGCCGATACGCTCACTCTGAAAGCCAATCCGGGCGATCGCTTAACCCTGCGCTTCAACACAAACGGCAAGCCCCAAACCCTAACCGCTCAAGAACTCAAGCTCGAAACGGCGATGCAGAAACTTCCGCAGCCCGTGGTCGAGGAGCGCGTTGTTTTCAGTACGCACCGCAGTTTTGAAACCGCAGAGGATCAGGCTCAAGACTGGAAATCACAAGGGATCGAGGTCGAAATCGCTCAACCAGAGCGCTGGCAAGTTTGGGCAAAGCGCGATGTCTACAACACGCCACTCTTACGGCGTCTGTTGCTGAGAAGCTTGCAGGCAAAGGGCATTCAAACCGCACGGATTGAAACTAAAGTCGTTCGAGAAGTACCGCGTCCGACGTGGGTACTGGATGGATTCCGGTATACGCGAGATGTGATTGATATTTCATCGGGTTCAGGAGTCGTTCAGGTCGATCGTGCCACTGATGATCATCCAAACCGTCCTTTTGGTGGGGCATTACGAATCCAACCGAATGCTTACGGTAACTATACGCTCGTCAACTTCGTTGGGATTGAAACATATCTCAGAGGCGTTGTGCCGCATGAGATTGGAACTTGGGCACCCCAACCGGTGTTAGAGGCTCAAGCCGTTCTCGCCCGCACCTATGCTCTGCGGAATTTGCGTCGATTTGTGATCGATAACTATCAACTCTGCGCGACGACACAATGCCAGGTTTATCGCGGTCTAGACGGCGCAGCACCTTCAACCGATCGCGCGATCGCGGCAACTCGTGGCTTAGTCCTGACCTACCAAAATGAACTGGTAGATGCGGTCTATTCTTCAACGAGCGGAGGTGTGACTGCAAGCTTTGATGATATCTGGCACGGTTGGGAGCGTCCTTATCTTAGAGCAGTGATCGACTCAGCGAATCCAGTGTGGGATTTGCGATCGCGCAGCTTATCCGATGAGGGCAATTTCCGCGCCTTTATCAATCAAAAGAAAGGCTTTAACGAAGATGGAACCAATATGTTCCGGTGGCGCTACCCTGTGCCCTTAGCGCAGCTAAATCAGGAATTGCGCGACTATCTGAAAGCAGTCCGGCATCCGTTCGCGAACTTCAAAACGATTCGGAACATTCAAATCCAGCAGCGATCGGAAGGGGGACGCATTTTGAAATCGACAATCGTCACCGACGCAGGCACGATTAAGCTTGAAAAGGATGATATCCAAACTGTATTTGATGCGCCAGCGAGTACGCTATTTTACCTCGATCCAATGATGGAAAATAAAGTGCTGAAAGGCTTCGTGTTTGTCGGGGGTGGATTTGGTCATGGGGTCGGAATGAGCCAATTTGGGTCTTATAACCTTGGCAGATTGGGCTGGACAAGCGATCGTATTCTTCGCTTCTACTTCCCCGATACGCAACTGCAACCGTTTAACAGTTCGATTACACTGTGGC